Proteins encoded together in one Manis pentadactyla isolate mManPen7 chromosome 6, mManPen7.hap1, whole genome shotgun sequence window:
- the LOC130684032 gene encoding UDP-glucuronosyltransferase 1A3-like, whose product MKTKKANAGGAARSGKSAAVASAEMNAGLQVPLPVLAGLLLSLCAGPWAEGGKVLVFPAEGSHWLSMKKAVQALQARGHQIVVLSPEVNVHIKGEDFFTLKTFAVPYTQDEFDHLLLSQSQMIFERQHFLKTFWKSMSMMKTFSALLYKSCKDLLYNKDLIRHLNDTSFDVVLTDPVFPCGALLAEYLSIPAVYFLRIIPCELDVEGTQCPNPYSYVPRFLTQNSDHMTFLQRVKNMLYPLALIHICQFTYGSYSSLASEILQREVSLVDVLGSALVWLFRADFVFDYPRPIMPNMAFIGGINCANRKPLSQVCISSNQCSRGAHFL is encoded by the coding sequence ATgaagacaaagaaagcaaatgcaGGAGGCGCAGCCCGATCGGGAAAGTCGGCTGCTGTGGCTTCTGCCGAGATGAACGCGGGACTCCAGGTTCCTCTGCCGGTGCTGGCGGGGCTGTTGCTCTCCCTGTGCGCTGGGCCCTGGGCCGAGGGCGGGAAGGTGCTGGTGTTCCCCGCGGAGGGCAGCCACTGGCTCAGCATGAAGAAGGCCGTGCAGGCGCTCCAGGCCAGAGGCCACCAAATCGTGGTCCTTTCGCCAGAGGTGAATGTACATATCAAGGGAGAGGACTTTTTCACCCTGAAGACCTTTGCTGTCCCATACACCCAGGATGAATTTGATCACCTCTTGTTAAGCCagagtcaaatgatttttgaaagaCAACATTTTCTGAAGACATTTTGGAAATCTATGTCAATGATGAAAACTTTTAGTGCGCTCCTTTACAAGTCTTGTAAGGATCTGCTGTATAACAAGGACTTGATCAGGCACCTGAATGACACTTCCTTTGATGTGGTTTTAACCGATCCTGTGTTCCCATGCGGGGCATTGCTGGCTGAGTACCTATCGATTCCTGCTGTGTATTTTTTGCGCATCATTCCATGTGAATTAGATGTTGAGGGCACACAGTGCCCAAACCCTTACTCATATGTTCCTAGGTTTTTAACACAAAAttcagaccacatgacattcctgCAAAGGGTAAAGAACATGCTCTACCCTCTGGCCCTGATACACATTTGCCAATTTACTTATGGTTCTTATTCAAGCCTTGCTTCTGAAATTCTTCAAAGAGAGGTGTCGCTGGTGGATGTTCTCGGCTCTGCATTGGTGTGGCTGTTCAGAGCCGACTTCGTGTTCGACTACCCCAGGCCAATCATGCCAAACATGGCCTTTATTGGGGGAATAAACTGTGCCAACAGGAAGCCTTTATCTCAGGTCTGTATCAGTTCCAATCAGTGTTCCAGGGGGGCACATTTTCTTTAA
- the LOC130684033 gene encoding UDP-glucuronosyltransferase 1A1-like, whose product MAAGSQGPRLLVLGLLLCALGPIVSQGGKVLLVPMDGSHWLSLLGVLQQLQERGHDTVVIAPEASTHIKEGAFYTLKTYPVPYQRQDLEETFTSLGHDIFENEPFLWRVVKTYKRIKKDSALLLSACSHFLHNKELMASLVESSFDVVLTDPFLPCGPIVAQYLALPAVFFSNALPCSLDFQGAQCPNPPSYVPRSLSLNSDRMTFLQRVKNMLIDFSQNFLCNVAYSPYEPLASEVLQRDVTVQDLMSSSSIWILRGDFVKDYPRPVMPNMIFVGGINCNSHNPLSRVCM is encoded by the coding sequence ATGGCGGCAGGATCCCAGGGTCCACGGCTGCTGGTCCTGGGCCTGCTGCTTTGTGCACTTGGCCCCATTGTGTCCCAGGGTGGGAAGGTATTGTTGGTTCCCATGGATGGCAGCCACTGGCTGAGCTTGCTTGGGGTCCTCCAGCAGCTGCAGGAGAGGGGACATGACACAGTCGTCATAGCACCTGAGGCCTCCACGCACATTAAAGAAGGAGCGTTTTACACCTTGAAGACATACCCTGTGCCATACCAAAGGCAGGACCTGGAAGAGACTTTTACCAGTCTTGGGCATGACATTTTTGAGAATGAGCCTTTCCTGTGGCGTGTGGTCAAAACATACAAGAGAATCAAAAAGGACTCTGCTCTCCTCCTGTCCGCCTGCTCCCATTTTCTGCACAACAAGGAACTGATGGCCTCCCTGGTGGAAAGCAGCTTCGATGTCGTGCTTACAGACCCTTTCCTTCCTTGTGGGCCCATTGTCGCCCAGTACTTGGCTCTGCCTGCTGTGTTCTTCTCAAATGCCCTGCCGTGCAGCCTGGATTTTCAGGGTGCCCAGTGTCCCAACCCTCCATCCTATGTGCCCAGGTCTCTGTCCCTGAACTCAGATCGCATGACCTTCCTGCAGAGGGTGAAGAACATGCTCATCGACTTCTCACAGAATTTTCTGTGCAATGTGGCTTATTCCCCATATGAACCGCTTGCCTCAGAAGTCCTTCAGCGAGATGTGACTGTCCAGGACCTTATGAGCTCTTCATCTATCTGGATTCTCAGAGGTGACTTTGTGAAGGATTACCCCAGACCCGTGATGCCCAATATGATTTTTGTTGGTGGGATCAACTGCAACAGCCATAATCCACTCTCTCGGGTGTGTATGTAA